aggggctgcccagggaggtggtggagtccccatctctggaggggtttaagaaaagcctggacatggcactgagtgccctggtctagttgccatggtggtgtcagggcaatggttggactcgatgagcccagagggctcttccaacctggttgattctgtgagaacaAAAATCCCAGCTGCCTTTAACATATCCTGGTTGCCTAAAATCTGTCCAATTGCCTAATACGGGGGTGGtggttaatatttttattatattaataatttgctttttgctaCTGCAAGACTTGGCAGGCCTGCAGCTGACAGGTTGTGTAAGAGCAGATGGCAGGCCTGTACAGTAGTGGGAAGAAGTATCTGAACTTCTGACcatcttctctttataaaaggcccaaagcagctcagttttgttatttttccttttaacgaTGGAAAGGTAGAATCTataatttctgcagcaaaaaagCACTTTTACCCTTTATCAGTTCCATGAGGCATCCAGCTCCTCTTATAATCACAATTCTCTGGTAACTGCCATCTGCTCTTACAAAAGGAGTGTTTCAAAATGCTTTACTTTCAATAACTAAGCAAGCAAATGGCATGGAGCTGTCATGATCTGATAACAATACTGATTAAGCAATAATGTGTAGCCCTTGTGCCATTAAGTTTCAGAATCTTCTTTGAGAAAAGTAATTACTTACATGCTGACACTAAGATCCCAAATTTCTactctgctttcctttgctgctgcaaatATGAAGGCTGATTTTGGAGACCACATAACGTCGTGAACAAAAGCAGTGGTGGAAGTGAAAGTTAAAACGGGCGTCTGTGAATCCTGGCGCCATAAAATAATGCTCCAGTCTGCAGAGCAGCTTAGGAACACATCAGTGCTGAATGGATGCCAAGTGACTTTGTGCACAGGACCCTTGGTgtttgggaaggaagaaaaaagaacttggTGTTATTCTAGAGCTACAGCCTCACAGGATGGGTTTTAATAGTGCCCTTTCGTGGGAATTCCTGACTCTCCTCTGACCTTAATGGCAAAACCAGCATTGTGTTATGTGTACCCATAGGAAATTAGGGTGCAGCAGATGTGAtgtgggagttggcctcttctcccaggcaaccagcgataggacaagaggacacagcctcaagcttggccagggggaggttcaggttggacattaggaagcatttcttctcagcaagggtcattagccattggaaggggctgcccagggaggtggtggagtcaccatctctggaggggtttaagaaaagcctggacatggtacttagtgccctggtctagttgccatggtggtgtcagggcaatggttggacttgatgatcccagagggctcttccaacctggctgattctgtgattctgtgatacgaCAGGAGAGATCTTAGGAATAAAAAGCATTCAGCTGATTCTGTCCCTTCCCCAGTTGTTAGGAGAAGCTGATGCTGAAAGAGCATCTTCTTGGGGAAGCAGAGACTCTCAAAAAAAGAGGTGCTGTTAAAGTTCTGGCATCTTCCTCTCAGAGGTAAGACTATTTAACTGTGGTTTCCGGGACAATcaaactgtttgttttcttaaaataaagccaGAACTAAAGCTTTAAAACAGTTTATGGTACAAGTGTTaataaattacttaaaattCTTAGAGTGTAGAAAGTAATCCTGTAAGACTGGGATGCTTTATGCTATGGGAATTCATTCCTAATATATGAAAAGAAGTTTAGGTTTTCTTTGTTGCAGATGTTTTGTTTACTAAACATAAGCAAAGAAACTATTAAATTTGTGAACTTAATTGAACAGTTTCTGCTGTCATTACTTTTTCTATGTATCACTCACCTTATGGCCTCTGTATGTCTCTAGAAACTGCTCATTGCATGAACAAGAACACTTGTGGATATGACCCTCTTCTGTTCCAACAAGATAATAATTAGTATCCTGAAAGAAAGGTAAAAGTAACCTAAGTTGGATCAACCTATTTATAACCCATCCGAAAATCTCTATTAAGGACTGGATGAGTTTGGCAGTGACAGTCCTCTGAAGAACCAAGGTGCTGCCAGGATGTTGTGTGTTGGGCTGCTTGCATGTGTGCTGCAGAGGTGTGTGTGCAGTAGATCAGATTTGCTGTGTGTGTTCTCCATCTGTGCAGAACATAACACTGTGATTTTTGATTCCTGAAAATCTCAGCCTTTCTGTGACCCACGTGGGCCAACACAAGAATTCTTCAAATGCTCTGAGGACAATATTCAGCTGGATGAAGAGGAGAAGCACAGCCACCTACGTCCTAGACTTGGGAGATGTTGAACTCCCACTGCTTCGACCAACAGACAGAGGAAAGCTGCCCTAGGATCTGGCCCAAAGCAACTGTGAGTAACGTGGATGAAATGATATAGTTGTTCGCATACAGGGATTACTTGCTTGGTTTAccatataatttattttgggtAAAACTGTTATTAGCTTTAGTTTCAGAACTAAATATGCTTCAAATACCAGTGCAGGCTGGTGGATATTAAAGTAGCTCCAGCTGAGAAGCTCACCCCTGCCACATAGTTCTCCTGGATAATAATTCAGCCAGGAGGGACTTTCTGGGCCTACCTTTGGATGGAAGTCAAAGCACATCCCAGCTGCCTGTTGAGATACCAGAActtcacatttcctttctttcctacctggtaattttttcttctcactttctcTTCGCTTTATTTTCATCAGATCTGTGCAAATAGCAAGAGTTTTTGTCAAACAGCCATGTGATAGTGCTATGAATAATAACTCATGCTTCTTTGCAATGTTCAGCAGCTCTTAAATGTTTTGTGTATGATAACTGGTATAAAGAATATcacctgaaataaaatgaagcaaTTGCAATTTCAGGTATTATCCCTCTGCAGAAAAGCTGCAGGGGAAAATGCTTACCAGTGCAATCCAGTCTTTTCTGTATAAGCCACTCAGTTACTTGGCCATCTGCTGAGATACAGATTAATATCtcttttttgctgtcttctgttGCATCTCTGTCCTGTTCCACCCACCTCAGTTGCCATACAGGACCTGTATGTTTATTTGAGGATTCACTGGGACAAAAGATGCACATGATAAATCATATATGAACAAAGACAAAgcaatatatttgaaaaataatcaacCTTCCACGTCAAGTCTTACGACAGAAATGTcatttagcttttctttaaacaaacaaaaaaaagaaatctgaacgttgtctgttttctccaggaaaatttcttttctccaaCATGTTTGATATTTAGTTTCAGGGCACTGTTTATGTGCTGACACACCTTTCATTGATACCTGATCATGAAATCAATCTGCATCTTGTAGGAGAGTGCTCTAGAtctggggagctgcagggcaAATGTCTCCCTGATCACcccttctctctcattttcttcttaattcCTGCTTATCCCTCACCTGTTCTGATCTTCTCTCCATTTTGGCAAGTGGAATCAGTGAGAAAACACCAAAAGCTACCACGGGTCTCCCATAAGGATTTACTATCTGGGGCAGGATTGTCCTAGTTAGTACATGGAGTATAAAATTACTCGTGGTGGTaacttgctgcatttttcttaaaaagtcaGAGCATGGTACTCATTTGTTTGACCTTTCCAACATGGGGAACTTGCTTTGTATGCACAGCAACAGTGCAGAGAGTTTCACAGCCCAAATAAGGACCAGTGGTGTCAAAATAATGTAAGAATTATTGGCAGAAATAAGAACAGAGAGTGATGGCAGTGCAGAGGGAGAATGGCAGAGTCTGAGGATTTGGCTGTATCAGTGTGAGTAGGTGGGTCGGGAAGGTCCAGCTGGCCCACTCGGGCCCTTTCAGGCATTTATGCATCACCATAAATTTTTGTGTCTGCAATTTTGCTCCAGAAAATTCTAGTTTGGAGAGTACTGAGTGTTTATGTAGGCATTTCCAGTCAAAAGTGGAAGATACTGACAAAaggtggaaatgaaaaaaattgtgcaaCATCCCTGAGCATTCACACGCCTTACTTATTCATAGTGTCACTATTCCCTCCGCTTCTCAGTCGTGgatattcttttatttgttatttgctAAGACGTGACCAAggtgggaggaggcaggaaaTCATAGCCTTACCTGCTGTCCAAAAGTGCATCGTCCTTACAACTCCGTACGTCGTAGACTGCGACAGAACCATCATACATTCCAACTGCTAGAAGATTTGGGCTTGCCACAGAAAAATCCAAAGCAGTAACACCGTGCTCACACCGGAAAATACGCTCTGGCCACTGACCAGTAGGAAAATACAAGAATGTTTTAAGTTAGTTTCTTAATTTACCTCGTTCTTCTCAACACTGGATACTAAATTACCAGGCTCTGCTGGAAAATTCCAGTGCTGATGACCAGAGTGACTACTTGGAGACAGAAATTAGGTACTATACTCTAAGTGGTTCAGTTTATTTCTTGCTGCGACTgataaaattaggaaaaaatagaCTATGCAGAAATATGACACTAAAATAAGTTAGATGGGCCTACTCCAAATAGCTAAAAATCAAGTTCCCGAAGATTCAGCTATGTGAGTACAGtgtgaggtttttgtttgtttgctttggggttttgctgggttttttttaagcaaacttGGCATTTTGGAAAATTTCTCCAGTTGTTTTCTATCTTGTAATATGAAAGTAAGTACCTTTCCAGTTATAGAAACTTAGCTGAAGATAAAATGCAATCTAATGTACTTCaggtaatcatagaatcatctgCAAACCACTGTTTTAATGTCACGTCTCCATGTAACCAAAGAACTGATTCAGCTCTGTTATAAGATTAAATCCTTAAAGTCACCACACTGAGCTCTTGAAATGGGAAACAGCAGAGTGTTAGTTTGcaaaaaactgtatttcagtgtgCACGCCAGGTCTTATTTCTTCATGTTAGGGACTTGAGGACTATGGTGACATCAGTATTTGATTATTGTTGATGTGATAAATATACATCAAAGACTTGACTCTGCGTGATTTAAATTAGTCTAATAAACAATTTTGGGCAAGTAAAGCTTGTAGAACAAATAAAACTCAAGTTGTATAATTGAGGGCAATCAGGTGGCTTTTACAGTGTCACTTTGTAACTGAGgtttccaatttttttaaaaaatgcctaGTTTAAAAAGGATCATTTTTCAGATGGATATGTAAAGATGTAAATGTTACATCTATGAAACCTACTGTCTTTTTGACAGTACTATGAGATGTTAGATTAGATAATTATATTGTAAGCACTTTTTTGGGGTCAAGATTTAAGCACATTGCTAGGTACTGCAGTTGGAATCAATTTTCCAgaaatgtgtggttttgggtAGCAAATTCAACCTTACTGGCTAGGTCTTGCTTTTTGAAACAGgaagagggaaataaataaagcagaaacagtatagcagaaaaatgcattgaagaaaaaaaaaaaagaaaacaaacaggctGCATGTTACCATGGGGTTCTTCAGTGACCAACAGCAAGCCAAGCCttccttctgttctttaaaatcaaatgcTCCGTAACCAACAGCTAGAAGATCCTAAAAGCACAGATGAACAGATATATCTCAGTTTAACTTGAAGTTTAGTAGAGTATTTCTAAAAGGCAACTTTCTGTGAAGAGTGACTCTCAGTGCAAAGTCTGGAAGAATAATGCTCATGTCATATATAAGTGGAATAACATGCAGGAAGAACAGAATTTCTAGAATACTGGAAATTGGTTAAATTAAAAGTGCTTTCATAGTCACTCTCAGTTGTGTTTGcagtgccccctccctggccatcATAAAATATGTCCCTTTCCAGAGATAAACATACATTATTCTATAACCATCTTTTAATGTGCAGTATTTAATGGAATACGTAATACTTCTACTTTTCTCTCTCAGTGGTAGCTGTAAAAGGAGCTTCAGTGACCACCTCAAACTCCTCCTAGCTTTTAGCTCTTTACAGTGGGGTCCAATGAATTCTGTTCATTCCTTTCCATAAGTAGGagtaagaaacagcagcaaaattttAGTCTTCaactccattatttttttttcctacacaaaACAACTAGTTTGTGACACTAACACCTTAAAAGTAGGTATTTGTTTGGGTTATAATTCTAAGACTGAAGTCTATAAATGTGTCCAACTTTAGAATATCTAGGGATCTGGTGTACTAACAGTATGAAATGgcctttattttctctctgttttttgcCTTGGGGCAATCTTACTGGTCTTATGTTTCGAATCCTCACCTGCCTTTTACCTTCCTcccattcattatttttgttgtggCCATAAGAGAGCTCTGTTGGAAAAACTGAGCCTGAAAGTGGAGATGTCTGAGTCATTCTCACCTCCACTGAAACTGAATTAAATACACTTGGGCCAGCTGCTCAGAAATCTGCCCATTGTTATGTATCTTATCCTTAAAGTTTGATGAATGCTGCTTGCCTGGGTGATTACTGTTAGAAACAAAGCTGAGGTATCTAAACCATCatgacatagcctcaagcttggccaggggaggttcaggttggacattaggaagcatttcttctcagcaagggtcattagccattggaaggggctgcccagggaggtggtggagtcaccatctctggaggggtttaagaaaagcctggacatggcactgagtgccgtggtctagttgacagggtggtgtcagggcaatggttggactcgatgatcccagaggaggAGTTTATTTACACGAACAATTGCTTATACCCTTTTGTAAACAGCTTAGAAGTAGTGATTTGTTAACTTACTGGGTTTAGTTTGCTCCAAGCCATGCTGCTCACACTGTGACCATTCGTTAAATCACATATATATGACCACAACCGTTCCAATCTGGGAGGTACAGTTTCTTCTGGGGTTTTATTTAGATCTGACAGAATTGATGGGTCAACGAAtgcttccttctgctcttccttttccttctttcccttgtCATGCCTTCCCTGTTTAGCTTTTTTCACGGCTGCTGCTGTACCACTGGTGTCTGATGTAACATCAGGATCTAAAATGCACAAATATGGGAGAGTCTGAGTAGGAACATTTCACTTATCTAACTCCAGTCATtcacatcagaagaaaaatttgcCCTTTCAGCACATATGTTGCagcaaaaaaagatgaagatttGAGGAATTAAGACATCCTAACTCCTAAAACTGAGGCTAAAATGTTGACAAGCACCTAGAAGATGGCTGGATCAGGCTGTAGCGTGCCAGTTATGCTCCAGGTGTTTAATGAGTGGATTTAGCTGCCCAGCAACAAGTTACAAATTTATGTCCAGGAATGTTTCTAATCTctactatttaaaaatgtgtttaaacagGGATTTTTTCAAGTTAGATGCCAAATTTTAAAGAGCCACACTTAAGCATTGATGCTGTGACACCGTAGCTAAGTTACATGAT
This DNA window, taken from Nyctibius grandis isolate bNycGra1 chromosome 8, bNycGra1.pri, whole genome shotgun sequence, encodes the following:
- the DNAI4 gene encoding dynein axonemal intermediate chain 4 isoform X3, whose amino-acid sequence is MQGPGGGPRPSPVRKGSGTSCGSQRRASIISGIYANRARSRRQSTASDGKAAYRASLAANKIAVQVFDDEGKDVTPHPLFHSDPHTVVARQSKLLASSAYFGATGSISLSPFSMHQTPGVNASLGSLSRTYGSSSTSLSNASTTESIPDETLEPGSQQDTTVSLSGVQVRQEEVKEELTTDDLDRRVDIYLSETETIWILEMLPAVVSVESEAAGRVRERNRIYADICKTRPGNDRFVEKMMQTLNGAAKNKEVQCDKIIMEEKDPDVTSDTSGTAAAVKKAKQGRHDKGKKEKEEQKEAFVDPSILSDLNKTPEETVPPRLERLWSYICDLTNGHSVSSMAWSKLNPDLLAVGYGAFDFKEQKEGLACCWSLKNPMWPERIFRCEHGVTALDFSVASPNLLAVGMYDGSVAVYDVRSCKDDALLDSSESSNKHTGPVWQLRWVEQDRDATEDSKKEILICISADGQVTEWLIQKRLDCTDLMKIKRRESEKKKLPGRKERKCEVLVSQQAAGMCFDFHPKDTNYYLVGTEEGHIHKCSCSCNEQFLETYRGHKGPVHKVTWHPFSTDVFLSCSADWSIILWRQDSQTPVLTFTSTTAFVHDVMWSPKSAFIFAAAKESRVEIWDLSVSIFYPVISCFASPQGKFTSVLFAKNTDCLLAGDSEGEVSVFELQNLPAPYSNKPLGTWHNW